A genomic segment from Neodiprion lecontei isolate iyNeoLeco1 chromosome 1, iyNeoLeco1.1, whole genome shotgun sequence encodes:
- the LOC107220138 gene encoding minor histocompatibility antigen H13: MADVANEVVGQAVENLTENANTTETRIPATPEGMAIAYGSLVVMAILPIFFGSYRSVKHHKEQQKQFAESGEKPETMTQKDAAIFPFIASGALVGLYVFFQIFSKEYINLLLTGYFFFLGVLALCHLMSPLISSLVPAAIPKTQYHIHFTEGEDDEVEDIIDYKFNLHDIVCLICCSLVGAWYLLKKHWIANNLFGIAFAINGVELLHLNNVVTGCILLCGLFVYDIFWVFGTNVMVTVAKSFEAPIKLVFPQDLLERGLGGSNYAMLGLGDIVVPGIFIALLLRFDHSLSRKSNTYFYATFFAYFMGLLATMLVMHLFKHAQPALLYLVPACLGTPLLLALVKGDLKALFSYEDHPSEAPSKVSETQTEVKKDK, translated from the exons ATGGCAGACGTAGCTAACGAAGTCGTGGGACAGGCTGTTGAGAATTTAACAGAAAATGCAAATACAACTGAGACGCGGATACCAGCCACTCCCGAGGGAATGGCAATCGCCTATGGAAGCCTCGTCGTTATGGCAATTTTACCTATTTTCTTCGGAAGTTACAGATCTGTGAAGCACCATAAGGAGCAGCAG AAACAATTCGCAGAGAGCGGTGAAAAACCGGAGACTATGACTCAGAAGGATGCAGCAATCTTTCCTTTCATTGCAAGCGGAGCTTTAGTTGGTCTCTATGTATTTTTCCAG ATATTTTCCAAAGAGTACATCAACCTGCTATTGACTGgttacttcttttttctcggAGTTTTGGCACTGTGTCATCTTATGAG CCCATTAATTTCGTCTCTAGTACCAGCTGCGATTCCGAAGACTCAGTATCACATTCACTTCACTGAAGGCGAGGATGATGAGGTTGAAGATATAATAGACTACAAATTCAATCTCCACGATATTGTTTGTCTAATATGCTGTTCATTGGTGGGTGCGTGGTACTTGTTAAAAAAG CACTGGATTGCAAATAACCTTTTTGGCATCGCATTTGCTATAAACGGAGTAGAGCTTTTACATCTAAATAATGTTGTAACTGGTTGTATTTTGCTCTGCGGCCTGTTTgtttatgatattttttgggTATTTGGTACAAATGTGATGGTTACAGTTGCCAAGTCTTTTGAGGCACCAATTAAACTTGTTTTTCCGCAAGACTTATTAGAACGAGGTCTTGGTGGAAGTAATTATGCCATGTTAGGTCTAGGCGACATTGTTGTACCAGGCATATTTATTGCCCTATTACTTCGGTTTGACCATAGTTTAAGTAGAAAATCAAATACATATTTCTACGCAACCTTCTTTGCTTACTTTATGGGGTTATTGGCCACAATGTTGGTCATGCATTTGTTTAAACACGCGCAACCTGCACTATTGTACTTAGTACCCGCATGTCTGGGAACGCCGTTGCTGCTCGCACTGGTTAAAGGAGACCTTAAGGCGCTATTTTC GTATGAAGATCATCCATCAGAAGCTCCAAGTAAGGTGTCAGAAACTCAAACTGAAGtcaaaaaagataaataa
- the LOC107220148 gene encoding solute carrier family 2, facilitated glucose transporter member 10 gives MSDEEDTAILLNGGNQAADVPENKPVVDDYQCIPVKNLRKPIPKQKDNLTPLTSRNQDLLVSIVAFWAGASFGYDMGIAKPTASAIKDEFNLSCFEQETVVNVWFVGALLGALSGGILIDSFGRRWTMILTLALLTFGSLLSALSNHYTLLLCARIICGYTGTASAIAQCIYMSEVSESNKRGYNITLHQFGTAAGLLLSVIAGANKTTNYQWRIAMGVTAVPALVTCAIIIIFLHRSPPFLLLQRNQHVARKTVKNPWNNVLEMFFIMAVMLILQQGTGRRQVLFYAPRLFALLGICSNVAQTTALVALGIVKVFSTILSLVVVERCGRRTALITSATICMTAISLLSLLATFDRGDNTLDSINSNCINTINVNMGNDNLRTGIGIPMGSPPPFPLLPTPLAMIAPSPETWTQVKASCETQNIVTSEGLNGGLRILAVITLLVYEAAYALGLGPVPFLTLSEVFPATVRGKCVSFSIVILWIANIVATELVTKMIKSMTLAGSYLLYSFMCLVTIFYVFLLIPETKGKSLHQIAQELRKMSLSTRVCNNLRSLPIVCHIDWIKKYSEKTVNGQSTLI, from the exons ATGAGTGACGAGGAAGACACAGCAATATTGCTGAATGGTGGGAACCAAGCAGCTGACGTACCAGAAAATAAGCCAGTGGTTGACGATTATCAATGTATACCGGTGAAGAATCTAAGAAAACCAATTCCAAAACAAAAGGACAATCTAACACCTTTGACGTCGAGGAATCAAGACCTTCTTGTATCAATCGTTGCCTTTTGGGCCGGCGCATCCTTCGGCTATGACATGGGTATAGCCAAGCCCACAGCATCTGCAATCAAAGACGAATTCAACTTAAGTTGTTTTGAGCAGGAGACTGTAGTTAATGTCTGGTTCGTTGGCGCACTTCTTGGTGCTCTGTCCGGTG GTATCTTGATAGACAGTTTTGGCCGGCGTTGGACAATGATTCTCACCCTAGCACTCTTAACGTTTGGTTCCCTGCTATCCGCATTATCCAATCATTACACTCTTCTGTTATGTGCACGCATAATATGTGGGTATACAGGGACTGCTTCAGCCATTGCACAATGTATTTACATGTCAGAAGTATCAGAATCTAACAAACGTGGTTACAACATTACGTTACATCAATTTGGCACTGCGGCTGGTTTGCTACTTTCTGTAATAGCAGGTGCAAATAAGACCACCAATTATCAATGGAGAATCGCAATGGGCGTAACGGCTGTACCTGCATTGGTCACTTGTGCTATCATCATTATCTTCTTGCATAGATCTCCGCCGTTTTTATTGCTACAACGTAATCAACATGTAGCAagaaaaacggtaaaaaatccATGGAACAATGTTTTGGAGATGTTTTTCATTATGGCAGTTATGTTGATTCTACAACAAGGGACTGGTAGACGCCAGGTCTTGTTTTACGCGCCTAGACTGTTTGCATTACTGGGAATTTGCTCCA ATGTAGCACAGACAACCGCACTGGTAGCGCTTGGGATCGTGAAAGTATTTAGTACGATACTTTCATTAGTCGTCGTCGAACGATGCGGTCGTCGGACTGCTCTGATAACATCTGCGACTATCTGCATGACGGCTATATCGCTGTTGTCATTGCTTGCAACATTTGATAGAGGCGATAATACTCTAGACAGTATCAATTCTAATTGTATCAACACGATCAATGTTAACATGGGTAATGACAATTTGAGGACTGGAATTGGTATTCCTATGGGATCGCCACCACCATTCCCTCTCTTGCCAACACCATTGGCTATGATTGCCCCCAGTCCAGAAACTTGGACACAAGTGAAAGCGTCTTGTGAG ACTCAAAATATAGTTACATCTGAAGGGCTGAATGGTGGTCTACGTATATTGGCAGTCATAACTCTTTTGGTTTATGAGGCTGCTTATGCGCTGGGGCTTGGTCCAGTACCATTCCTGACACTTAGTGAAGTCTTCCCAGCAACGGTCAGAGGGAAGTGTGTTAGCTTTTCAATAGTCATTCTATGGATTGCGAATATTGTTGCTACAGAATTGGTTACAAAAATGATAA AATCGATGACTTTGGCAGGTTCTTACTTATTGTACAGTTTTATGTGTCTCGTCACCATATTCTACGTTTTCTTGTTAATACCGGAGACGAAAGGAAAGTCATTACACCAGATTGCACAAGAGTTACGTAAAATGTCTCTCTCAACTCGCGTGTGCAATAATTTACGTAGTTTACCTATTGTCTGTCATATTGATTGGATAAAAAAGTATAGCGAGAAAACTGTTAATGGACAAAGTACACTTATTTGA